A DNA window from Tachysurus fulvidraco isolate hzauxx_2018 chromosome 4, HZAU_PFXX_2.0, whole genome shotgun sequence contains the following coding sequences:
- the hand2 gene encoding heart- and neural crest derivatives-expressed protein 2 — translation MSLVGGFPHHPVVHHDGYSSSFAAAAAAAAAASRCHEESPYFHGWLIGHADMSPPPDYGMAPSSYSPEYTTNNAAGGVCAPGPGLEHGPYGAGGAGALVPGMMVVPRTVKRRPTANRKERRRTQSINSAFAELRECIPNVPADTKLSKIKTLRLATSYIAYLMDILDKHEQHGGGETEAFKAEFRKADSKEERRKKETNEVLKCSGSSNDKKPKGRTGWPQHVWALELKQ, via the exons ATGAGTTTGGTAGGAGGCTTTCCTCACCACCCGGTCGTGCACCATGACGGCTACTCGTCCTCCTTCGCCGCAGCAGCCGCAGCAGCCGCTGCAGCGAGCCGCTGTCATGAGGAAAGCCCTTATTTCCACGGGTGGCTTATTGGACACGCGGACATGTCGCCGCCGCCGGACTACGGCATGGCGCCTTCATCCTACAGCCCCGAATACACCACCAATAACGCCGccggtggtgtgtgtgcgcctggGCCTGGGTTGGAGCACGGGCCCTACGGAGCAGGCGGCGCAGGAGCACTCGTCCCGGGCATGATGGTGGTGCCGCGCACCGTGAAGCGGAGGCCCACGGCGAACCGGAAGGAGAGACGCAGGACTCAGAGCATCAACAGCGCGTTCGCCGAACTGCGCGAGTGCATCCCTAACGTGCCCGCAGACACCAAGCTGTCCAAGATAAAAACGTTGCGCCTCGCTACCAGCTACATTGCCTACCTCATGGACATCCTGGACAAACACGAGCAGCACGGTGGCGGCGAGACGGAGGCCTTCAAGGCCGAGTTCAGGAAGGCGGACTccaaagaggagaggaggaagaaagaaacg AATGAAGTTTTGAAATGTTCAGGGAGCAGCAATGACAAGAAACCCAAAGGGAGAACTGGTTGGCCGCAACACGTCTGGGCTTTGGAACTGAAACAGTGA